One genomic region from Methanosarcinales archaeon encodes:
- a CDS encoding DsbA family protein: MERSKLFTVLVTITIFLSLITLLAINLNYKSNSNEELNTPTEPTQENPKSQFSADDDPVKGSKEAPVTIIEFSDFECSFCASFSLQVLPLIEENYIQTGKVKLVFRDFPLDFHPHAKKAAEASECADEQDKYWEYHNKLFENQNALDIKNLKQYAADLGLDETEFNECLDSGTMTSEVEKDLQDGSGYGISGTPTFFISGIKVVGARPYEVFEQVIEQELNS; the protein is encoded by the coding sequence ATGGAAAGATCAAAACTATTTACAGTCTTGGTAACTATTACCATATTCTTAAGCCTGATCACTCTACTAGCAATCAACCTAAATTACAAATCAAATTCCAATGAAGAACTTAATACACCAACAGAGCCCACCCAAGAGAATCCAAAGTCCCAGTTCAGCGCCGATGATGACCCGGTAAAAGGTTCAAAGGAAGCCCCTGTTACAATAATCGAGTTCAGTGATTTTGAGTGTTCTTTCTGTGCCAGTTTCTCCTTACAAGTCTTACCCCTGATTGAAGAGAATTACATTCAAACCGGAAAAGTAAAATTAGTTTTTCGAGACTTCCCATTAGACTTCCACCCGCATGCCAAAAAAGCAGCAGAAGCTTCAGAATGTGCAGATGAGCAGGATAAGTACTGGGAATACCATAACAAGCTATTTGAAAACCAGAATGCTCTGGACATTAAAAATCTCAAACAATATGCTGCAGACCTTGGGCTGGATGAAACTGAATTCAATGAATGCCTGGATTCCGGAACAATGACTTCTGAGGTCGAAAAGGATTTACAGGATGGTAGTGGTTATGGCATTAGTGGAACACCCACCTTTTTTATCAGTGGGATCAAGGTTGTGGGTGCCCGGCCATATGAAGTGTTTGAGCAGGTAATTGAGCAGGAATTAAATAGCTAG
- a CDS encoding RNA ligase partner protein, which produces MLRQRFVLDTSALTDSATREVSGFETLCDGINGILDIISDARLSYDISCYVPYPSVYNELRDFAKNNGCDEEVIAKIDTWLVKKTPDRYEVKIPSKIFYDYVDYMRSRINKGMTVAEDAILEAATVCLFTTSQSKDKKNIEIEIERDVIGSIVGKFRDKYRTALRYGILDSAPDIDVLLLAKELDAAVVASDMGVQRWAEQLGLRFVEAKSFPSIIKEYLHHKNK; this is translated from the coding sequence ATGTTACGACAGCGTTTTGTGTTAGATACCAGCGCCCTTACTGATTCAGCAACAAGAGAAGTAAGTGGGTTTGAAACACTATGTGACGGGATAAACGGTATCCTGGATATCATTTCAGATGCCCGTTTATCGTATGATATCAGCTGCTATGTGCCCTATCCATCGGTCTATAATGAACTGCGGGATTTTGCCAAAAATAATGGATGTGATGAAGAAGTAATTGCCAAGATAGACACATGGCTGGTGAAAAAGACACCTGATAGATATGAGGTGAAAATTCCTTCCAAGATTTTCTATGATTATGTTGATTACATGCGCAGCCGAATCAATAAAGGTATGACCGTAGCAGAGGATGCCATATTAGAAGCTGCCACTGTATGCCTGTTCACCACTTCCCAATCAAAGGATAAGAAGAATATTGAGATAGAGATTGAACGAGATGTTATCGGAAGTATTGTAGGAAAGTTCAGGGATAAGTACCGAACTGCCCTGAGATATGGGATTCTGGACAGCGCTCCTGATATTGATGTGTTGTTGTTAGCCAAGGAACTTGACGCTGCTGTGGTGGCATCTGATATGGGTGTTCAACGCTGGGCTGAACAGCTGGGATTGCGTTTTGTTGAAGCAAAGTCATTTCCATCCATTATCAAAGAATACTTGCATCATAAAAATAAATAG